The Staphylococcus sp. KG4-3 genome has a window encoding:
- a CDS encoding head maturation protease, ClpP-related yields the protein MDKTKTYFQMSKKTQNKGEIYIYGDIVSSKWDETDVTAVDFKNELNQLGDVSEIDVHINSAGGNVFEGHAIYNMLKMHKAKVNIYVDALAASIASVIAMSGDTIFMHKNSFMMIHNSWIMTLGNSKDLRQTADLLDKTDQSSNNAYLDKATNLSEEELKQLLEAETWLTADEALEKGLADEILGASEIAASISKDSYQMFKHVPENIEKDVDKITNVSDVQDNKNKETMSQKEKEARQQIIDECNTLQTIMNF from the coding sequence ATGGACAAGACAAAAACTTACTTTCAGATGAGCAAGAAGACCCAGAATAAAGGTGAAATTTATATTTATGGTGATATTGTTTCGAGTAAATGGGATGAAACAGATGTCACTGCTGTTGATTTTAAAAACGAACTTAATCAACTCGGTGATGTATCCGAGATAGATGTTCATATCAATTCAGCAGGCGGTAATGTTTTCGAAGGTCATGCGATATACAACATGTTAAAAATGCATAAAGCCAAAGTAAATATTTATGTCGATGCCTTAGCGGCATCCATCGCAAGTGTTATCGCAATGAGCGGTGACACTATTTTTATGCACAAAAACAGCTTTATGATGATTCATAACTCTTGGATTATGACCTTAGGTAATTCGAAAGATTTACGACAAACGGCAGATTTATTAGATAAAACAGACCAATCAAGTAATAACGCTTATTTAGATAAAGCAACCAACTTATCTGAAGAAGAACTCAAACAATTACTTGAAGCTGAAACTTGGTTAACGGCAGATGAAGCATTAGAAAAAGGATTAGCAGATGAAATATTAGGCGCAAGTGAAATAGCTGCCAGTATTTCAAAAGATAGTTATCAAATGTTTAAACACGTGCCTGAAAACATTGAAAAAGATGTTGATAAAATCACAAATGTTTCGGATGTTCAAGATAATAAAAATAAAGAAACAATGTCACAAAAAGAAAAAGAAGCAAGACAACAAATTATAGATGAATGCAATACATTACAAACAATAATGAATTTCTAG
- a CDS encoding phage major capsid protein: MSTLYELKQSLGMIGQQLKEKNNELSQKASDPNVNMDDVKQLKDEKSGLQQRYDIVEAQVKEIEQKETDKAKKDNQKNAAYQALSEDDKKVKAKAEFYRHALLPNDFEKPSQEAQRLLHALPTGNDTGGDKFLPTTLSNELVSEPFARNQLREKARLTNIKGLEIPRVSYTLDDDDFITDEETAKELSVKGDTVKFGTNKFKVFAAVSDTVIHGSDIDLVNWVENALRSGLADKERKDAFALSPKNSIEHMSFYNSDVKEVSGEDIYEAIVNAIADLHEDYRSNATIYMRYIDYVKIIKILSNGTTNFFDTPAEKVFGKPVVFTDSAVNPVVGDFNYFGINYDNTTFDTDKDVKKGEYLFVLTAWYDQQRTLDSAFRIAKVDDDSEDTETP, from the coding sequence ATGTCAACATTATACGAATTAAAACAATCATTAGGTATGATTGGTCAACAATTAAAAGAAAAGAATAACGAATTGAGTCAAAAAGCAAGTGATCCAAATGTAAATATGGATGACGTAAAGCAATTAAAAGATGAAAAATCAGGTTTGCAACAAAGATATGACATTGTGGAAGCGCAAGTTAAAGAAATAGAACAAAAAGAAACGGATAAAGCTAAAAAAGATAATCAAAAGAATGCAGCTTATCAAGCTCTAAGTGAAGATGATAAAAAAGTTAAAGCGAAAGCTGAGTTTTATCGTCATGCTTTATTACCAAATGACTTTGAAAAACCATCTCAAGAAGCACAACGTTTATTACATGCTTTACCGACAGGTAATGATACAGGTGGAGACAAATTCTTGCCAACGACATTGTCTAATGAATTAGTTTCTGAACCATTTGCGCGTAACCAATTACGTGAAAAAGCACGTCTAACTAATATTAAAGGGTTAGAAATCCCTCGTGTATCTTATACACTTGATGATGACGATTTTATTACGGATGAAGAAACTGCAAAAGAATTGTCTGTAAAAGGTGACACAGTTAAATTTGGAACTAATAAATTTAAAGTGTTTGCCGCTGTTTCAGATACAGTTATTCATGGCTCAGATATCGATTTAGTTAATTGGGTTGAAAATGCGTTACGTTCAGGTTTAGCTGATAAAGAGCGTAAAGATGCCTTTGCCCTAAGTCCTAAAAACAGTATTGAACATATGTCGTTCTATAATTCAGATGTGAAAGAAGTGTCAGGCGAAGATATATATGAAGCTATTGTTAATGCAATTGCTGACTTGCATGAAGACTATCGCAGTAACGCTACAATTTACATGAGATATATTGATTATGTAAAAATTATCAAAATCTTATCAAATGGCACAACAAATTTCTTCGATACACCAGCTGAAAAAGTGTTTGGTAAACCTGTCGTATTTACAGATAGTGCAGTTAACCCAGTCGTGGGTGATTTCAATTACTTCGGCATTAACTATGACAATACAACGTTTGATACGGATAAAGATGTTAAAAAAGGTGAATATTTATTCGTCTTAACTGCTTGGTATGACCAACAACGTACATTAGATAGTGCGTTCCGTATCGCTAAAGTTGATGATGATTCTGAAGATACAGAAACACCCTAA
- a CDS encoding head-tail connector protein — protein MNQSDLLRIKRWLNIDYDIENDTLEDMILSAKSELSLSGVPQYDHSDEAYPLYCQAINYIVSRDYETRGFVEYERENKGFNDRTLQSFILKLKVW, from the coding sequence ATGAATCAAAGTGATTTATTACGCATCAAAAGATGGTTAAACATAGATTATGACATCGAAAATGATACGTTAGAAGATATGATTCTAAGTGCTAAATCTGAATTAAGTTTAAGTGGTGTGCCTCAGTACGATCATAGTGATGAGGCATATCCTTTATATTGCCAAGCGATTAATTATATTGTTTCGCGTGATTATGAGACTCGTGGCTTTGTTGAGTATGAACGTGAAAATAAAGGATTTAATGACAGAACCTTACAATCATTTATTCTTAAGTTGAAAGTTTGGTGA
- a CDS encoding major tail protein, translating to MAVVGFEKVHVGIFDEDEKIKKLMTWKDEHGGTVNLNISGLAPEKVEMRASNKTVWSKKQGTGEVQSELDLFNVPDKDLDAVLGRDMDDNGTSWVGEDSRAPYVALIGESADLLSGDPVYCALTKGTMSLESIEWKTTAKEEEEPEPQQLTGDWIARTIDGNSRIYGYHVGKKGADELFKSVFPGYEDVKDDDSDNSNEESNDNEATETP from the coding sequence ATGGCAGTAGTAGGATTTGAAAAAGTACACGTAGGTATTTTTGATGAAGATGAAAAAATTAAGAAATTAATGACATGGAAAGATGAACATGGTGGTACAGTTAATCTTAATATTTCAGGATTAGCCCCTGAAAAAGTTGAAATGCGTGCTTCGAATAAGACCGTATGGTCTAAGAAACAAGGAACAGGCGAAGTTCAATCAGAACTTGATTTATTTAACGTACCAGATAAAGATTTAGACGCCGTTTTAGGTCGTGATATGGACGATAACGGTACTTCATGGGTTGGTGAAGATTCTCGTGCGCCGTATGTCGCATTAATTGGAGAGTCTGCCGATTTATTATCAGGCGACCCTGTTTATTGTGCCTTAACTAAAGGGACAATGAGTCTTGAATCTATTGAATGGAAAACGACGGCGAAGGAAGAAGAAGAGCCAGAACCACAACAATTAACAGGTGATTGGATTGCGCGCACAATTGACGGTAATTCACGTATTTATGGTTATCACGTTGGTAAAAAAGGGGCAGATGAATTATTCAAAAGTGTGTTCCCTGGTTATGAAGACGTTAAAGATGATGATTCAGACAATAGTAATGAAGAATCAAACGATAACGAAGCAACAGAAACACCCTAA
- a CDS encoding Ig-like domain-containing protein: MADKLKVYKDDEVIASAERGEDGKANATIEGLDANTEYETGDYKVAWENENGESDKTDVPGFKTNPIKVTGVSLDKEELTLDVGDTATIEATVAPSTASDKSVSYASSNKDVATVDEDGKITAVDEGTATIEVTTNDGEKTAECEITVEAEEEPAPEEPDNVEVEANENDADVSAE, from the coding sequence ATGGCAGATAAATTGAAAGTATATAAAGATGATGAAGTAATCGCGAGCGCTGAACGTGGTGAAGATGGTAAAGCTAACGCTACGATTGAAGGCTTAGACGCAAATACAGAGTATGAAACAGGTGACTATAAAGTTGCTTGGGAAAATGAAAACGGTGAATCAGACAAAACAGATGTACCAGGATTTAAAACTAATCCAATCAAAGTAACAGGCGTTTCATTAGATAAAGAAGAATTGACGTTGGATGTAGGTGACACAGCAACAATTGAAGCGACAGTAGCACCTTCTACAGCTTCAGATAAATCTGTATCTTATGCATCTTCAAATAAAGATGTAGCTACAGTAGATGAAGATGGCAAAATCACAGCTGTAGATGAAGGTACAGCAACAATTGAAGTTACTACAAATGACGGCGAGAAAACAGCAGAATGTGAAATTACAGTAGAAGCTGAAGAAGAACCTGCACCAGAAGAACCCGATAATGTAGAAGTAGAAGCAAATGAAAATGATGCAGATGTATCAGCAGAATAA
- the gpG gene encoding phage tail assembly chaperone G, producing MIKFEIKNQETGKVESYSKDVITMGEAERFYEWMENREKEVDKEKPDMKKVRKMERDYLVSLFEKQGLTEEDVLNNMGTKTYSHVLGEIFREISGEDEADSEDETSQEGKTEEQAQ from the coding sequence ATGATCAAATTTGAAATTAAAAACCAAGAAACAGGTAAAGTAGAAAGTTATTCAAAAGACGTTATCACAATGGGTGAAGCAGAACGTTTTTATGAATGGATGGAAAATCGCGAAAAAGAAGTGGATAAAGAAAAACCAGATATGAAAAAAGTGAGAAAAATGGAACGCGATTACTTAGTTAGTTTGTTTGAAAAACAAGGATTAACAGAAGAAGACGTTTTAAATAACATGGGCACAAAAACATATTCTCATGTATTAGGTGAAATATTTCGAGAAATCAGCGGCGAAGATGAAGCAGATTCAGAAGATGAAACAAGCCAAGAGGGAAAGACAGAAGAACAAGCTCAATAA
- a CDS encoding phage tail tape measure protein has product MENIQGYAIKNTMDNTGVEQGMKGLKRQMGVLSSEVKANMSSFGKAEKSVQKYQTRIDGLNNKMKVQKRMYDQTKSDLNNIKSAYEKASNSIKQQEQKVKELAEAHKKQDDAMRKSNQEMKKSNKELDNAKAKQSVLSAEKAKAKTKLDDLRSAEKRLKESGKASTEQIKQASNATKQQREVHQKLIASHKEETANVKKLTQSNKGITEENKKVKASYKQSNDAVKTAEKEYNKLSKTIKDYPKDLAKAEKAVNNEKVSMNGLQKSIDKAEQELKQFNKAQTIANSSYTKHAKQLDTMSDRYGKMAGSAKSAGRNMTMYLTTPIAGAFGGATKAAIDYEQALAGVQKTTDFSSSELNKMSDEISKMSKEMPFAQTEIAGVAEAAGQLGVKKSEITDFTKTMLDMSVATNLSSEEAATEFARFANAAGMPIEDVDKLGSAVVNLGNTTATTEKEIVEMGQRLAGAGAQAGFSGDQIMSISAAMSSVGIEAESGGTAMTQIFNKMTKATADGGETLENFAKTAGMSGEEFASVWEKNPTKALSAFVEGLSNTEGGAKGVLKALDSVGIKGVREADTIRRLSNNHEVLDKALKTGSEGWKENNALTNEAKTRYKTMGSQLKIFKNQVVDLGIDIGNTIAPAVVAATKTIGGFVEGFEKLPKPVKAVGIGLGVVAAATGPLVLGFGMVAGALSKATKGYAQLNRRMAENSAEAAINAGANKANAGAIATSGKSAKGSSGLFGRFGKSAGKANGKLSLLGESSKFLGGSVKTLGKGILRFATGPLGIALGAITLLGTGFKTAYDKIGWFKDGVDGIGEFIKVFTSGTIEQVQKLGSWFSKTGSQVKESFFDEMKKGYKDLDDDDLLKKAGDGFKKFMETAGRASDKATDTTKVLGKGVSKETEKALDKYVKYSEDTTRVLSDIKLNHGKITNKMRNQLETSVQKGGEEALKQVKKRNKKVSDELKDMLKNSEAFTAQEKQDMIQKNQEASDAKVKKLQDLNREIEELELKQFNDGKLTAQEEKDLKAKLEERNRITTETLTKGQKEQQAILSRMNANTGAIDTQEASDAIKDSVKAEKKAKKEAKKQRDKDVIQADDLLAYGEIDQKEHDKRIGEIKDAYDEAIETAEGKTEEVRKSVKKSNKDITDDMDMTTGKVYSNSEKQWNKFTGDMSDAFSEMGKNYNKFKENMSDVGSSISSFFTETDWKQLINDSLGNVGEWIATPFKAAGESIGSAVSYWQENISEAGEDIKGGFDSLTGWFSEQGQEFWGALQDGWNIAIENGGDLWKSLTGWLSEKWESSKEWFSEKGGHIWSGIKNGWNNALETGGNLWSSLTGWLGEKWEDTKTWFSQKGHSIWSNIKIGWNNGLETGGNLWSSLTSWLGEKWEETKTWFSQKGGHIWSNIKAGWNNALETGGNLWSSITNKLGESWENTKGWFSEKGRNIQQSFKNGWNSAWDTAGNIWGKVTKGVSDTWENVKTSTRDKLEEAKGTATDKTKGIWKNTSKWFGDTYNTAKDKVTGVYTKTRDKFTDAAGKVWDKSKSAYDGTKKWFGETYEKAKTKVTGVYNQAKGKFTDTASTAWDKSKSTWKGTSKYFGQAYSSVKTNVSNMWGKAKTSFGNIAGEGWKKAKSVYKGFKKWLGDTLQWIKDVGADMGKAAGDLGKKVANKAIGGLNGMIGGVNKISKAITGKDKLIDEIPRLATGTYDGSTLSTDSNGGLRQPTVAMVNDKGPGNGPGGRTQELIQRKDGSIDAPQGKNTIVGLGKGDGVINARHTHKLQEQGIIPKRLSTGTGTKIPRFSKGNKKDLYEDIIDGAANISKNVSGKISDGYHSAKKAGSDAKDTVEDLGSKGLEKVKDGASWLGDKIGDVWKYVKHPGKLVNKVMDSIGINFGGGDNATVNLVKAAYKNLKSSLVEKVKDWFTEAEGGDGDASWLPWDNILQTFGNYTGGLMFNGGKHYGIDFGMPTGTKIKALTDGKISQADAVAGGGGNQITLDEPGGKWYQWYMHMSKIIAKKGQKVSAGDVIGLSGSTGNSTTPHLHIQRMKGYPSNETAVNPMGWLKSLKSGGQNKSAKKWSGDIKKAASEMNVKLRGNDLNNIISLIHNESGGNAGVTQGNIGDINNINGTPAQGLLQYVPSTFKNYAVKGHGNIKNGYDQLLAFFNNKNWRTQFNPNGGWSPTGPRKYENGGISTTHKLAEISERNRAEAIIPLHKSKRNRAVGLMEKAMTAIGMDNGSANVTVNNDNSTMEKLLQQVVQLNDTNNRMQQTIIKLLSGNNNNMSKNEVMNIFSQLLGSKANLDNFNQGF; this is encoded by the coding sequence TTGGAAAATATTCAGGGTTACGCGATAAAGAACACCATGGATAATACGGGCGTGGAACAAGGCATGAAAGGTCTTAAACGCCAAATGGGTGTACTGAGTTCAGAAGTTAAAGCGAATATGTCTAGTTTTGGCAAAGCTGAGAAGTCTGTACAGAAGTATCAAACACGCATTGATGGACTGAACAATAAAATGAAAGTTCAAAAACGCATGTATGATCAGACTAAAAGTGATTTAAATAATATTAAAAGTGCTTATGAAAAAGCATCTAATAGTATCAAACAACAAGAACAAAAAGTCAAAGAGCTTGCCGAAGCACATAAGAAGCAAGATGATGCGATGCGTAAGTCTAATCAAGAGATGAAAAAGTCTAATAAGGAATTAGACAACGCTAAAGCTAAACAATCTGTATTAAGCGCTGAAAAGGCCAAAGCCAAAACAAAACTCGATGACTTACGTTCTGCTGAAAAACGTTTGAAAGAATCAGGTAAAGCTTCTACGGAACAAATTAAACAAGCTTCTAATGCGACGAAACAACAACGTGAAGTCCACCAAAAATTAATTGCGAGTCATAAAGAAGAAACCGCAAATGTTAAGAAATTAACGCAATCTAACAAAGGCATTACAGAAGAGAATAAAAAAGTTAAAGCTTCTTATAAACAGTCTAATGACGCAGTTAAAACCGCGGAAAAAGAATATAATAAACTTTCTAAAACAATCAAGGACTATCCAAAAGACTTAGCCAAAGCTGAAAAAGCTGTGAATAATGAAAAAGTATCGATGAACGGGTTACAAAAAAGTATTGATAAGGCTGAACAAGAGCTGAAACAATTCAATAAAGCTCAAACAATCGCTAATAGTTCATACACAAAACATGCTAAGCAACTAGATACTATGTCAGACCGTTACGGAAAAATGGCGGGCAGTGCTAAGTCTGCAGGACGCAATATGACCATGTATTTGACCACACCTATTGCAGGTGCGTTTGGTGGTGCTACAAAAGCAGCAATTGATTATGAACAAGCACTTGCAGGTGTTCAAAAGACAACAGATTTTTCTAGTTCGGAACTTAATAAAATGAGTGATGAAATTTCTAAAATGTCTAAAGAAATGCCATTTGCACAAACTGAAATCGCAGGTGTAGCAGAAGCAGCTGGACAGTTAGGTGTTAAAAAATCAGAAATCACTGATTTTACTAAAACTATGTTAGATATGTCTGTGGCGACTAATCTTTCTTCTGAAGAAGCAGCAACTGAATTTGCAAGATTTGCGAATGCCGCAGGTATGCCAATTGAAGATGTAGATAAATTAGGTTCAGCCGTTGTTAACTTAGGGAATACTACAGCTACAACTGAAAAAGAAATTGTAGAAATGGGTCAACGTTTAGCAGGTGCAGGCGCACAAGCTGGCTTTAGTGGTGACCAAATTATGAGTATTTCAGCAGCGATGTCATCTGTAGGTATTGAAGCAGAGTCTGGTGGTACAGCGATGACTCAAATATTTAACAAGATGACAAAAGCTACTGCTGATGGCGGAGAAACCCTTGAAAACTTTGCTAAAACAGCAGGGATGTCAGGCGAAGAATTCGCAAGTGTTTGGGAAAAGAACCCTACAAAGGCATTATCTGCGTTTGTTGAAGGGTTAAGTAATACAGAAGGTGGCGCCAAAGGCGTGTTAAAAGCACTTGATAGCGTTGGTATCAAGGGTGTTCGTGAAGCTGATACAATCCGTAGATTATCCAATAATCATGAAGTGCTTGATAAAGCGCTCAAAACTGGGTCTGAGGGTTGGAAAGAAAATAACGCATTAACAAATGAAGCTAAAACACGTTATAAAACGATGGGCTCACAACTGAAAATATTTAAAAATCAAGTTGTCGATTTAGGTATCGATATTGGTAATACGATTGCCCCTGCCGTTGTAGCAGCAACTAAAACAATCGGTGGATTTGTTGAAGGTTTTGAAAAATTACCCAAACCGGTTAAAGCTGTTGGAATAGGTTTAGGTGTTGTAGCAGCAGCTACTGGTCCTTTGGTTTTAGGATTTGGAATGGTTGCAGGCGCACTTTCTAAAGCAACTAAAGGCTATGCGCAACTTAATCGACGCATGGCTGAAAACTCAGCAGAAGCTGCGATTAACGCTGGAGCAAATAAAGCGAATGCAGGCGCAATTGCTACCTCAGGTAAGAGCGCTAAAGGGTCATCAGGTTTATTTGGACGCTTTGGCAAATCAGCAGGTAAAGCCAATGGCAAACTTAGTTTGTTAGGCGAGTCTTCAAAATTCCTAGGTGGAAGCGTTAAAACCTTAGGTAAAGGCATCTTAAGATTTGCGACTGGACCTTTGGGTATTGCTTTAGGAGCAATAACCCTTTTAGGAACTGGATTTAAAACAGCTTATGATAAAATTGGCTGGTTTAAAGACGGGGTAGATGGTATTGGCGAATTTATTAAAGTCTTCACTAGTGGAACAATTGAACAAGTTCAAAAACTTGGGAGTTGGTTTTCTAAAACAGGTAGCCAAGTAAAAGAAAGTTTCTTTGATGAAATGAAAAAAGGCTATAAAGATTTAGATGATGACGATTTATTAAAAAAAGCAGGCGATGGCTTTAAAAAATTTATGGAAACAGCTGGTAGAGCCTCAGATAAAGCAACAGACACAACTAAAGTTTTAGGCAAAGGTGTTTCTAAAGAAACTGAAAAAGCGCTTGATAAGTATGTTAAGTATTCAGAAGATACAACGCGTGTTTTATCAGATATTAAACTAAATCATGGTAAGATTACGAATAAAATGCGCAATCAACTTGAAACATCTGTACAAAAAGGTGGAGAAGAAGCATTAAAGCAAGTTAAAAAGCGTAACAAAAAAGTATCTGATGAACTGAAAGATATGCTTAAAAACAGTGAAGCTTTTACTGCTCAAGAAAAGCAAGATATGATTCAAAAGAATCAAGAGGCTTCTGATGCAAAGGTTAAAAAACTACAAGACCTTAACCGTGAAATCGAAGAACTAGAGCTCAAACAGTTTAACGACGGTAAACTCACAGCGCAAGAAGAAAAAGATTTAAAAGCTAAACTAGAAGAACGTAACCGCATAACAACTGAAACTTTAACAAAAGGTCAAAAAGAACAACAAGCCATATTATCAAGAATGAATGCAAATACTGGTGCTATTGATACCCAAGAAGCAAGTGATGCAATTAAAGATTCTGTTAAAGCTGAGAAAAAAGCGAAAAAAGAAGCTAAAAAACAACGTGATAAAGATGTTATTCAAGCTGATGATTTACTTGCTTATGGTGAAATTGATCAAAAAGAACATGATAAGCGTATTGGAGAAATTAAAGATGCTTATGATGAAGCTATAGAAACTGCTGAGGGAAAAACGGAAGAGGTACGCAAATCAGTTAAAAAGAGCAATAAAGATATAACTGATGATATGGATATGACTACAGGTAAAGTTTATTCTAATTCAGAAAAACAATGGAATAAATTTACTGGTGATATGTCAGATGCGTTTTCTGAAATGGGCAAAAACTACAACAAATTCAAAGAAAATATGAGTGATGTAGGTAGTTCTATTTCAAGTTTTTTTACGGAAACGGATTGGAAACAGCTTATTAATGACAGCTTAGGTAATGTTGGTGAGTGGATAGCTACACCATTCAAAGCTGCAGGTGAAAGTATTGGTAGTGCCGTTTCTTATTGGCAAGAAAATATTTCTGAAGCTGGCGAAGATATCAAAGGTGGCTTTGACTCACTCACAGGTTGGTTCTCTGAACAAGGTCAAGAATTCTGGGGAGCACTTCAAGATGGTTGGAACATTGCCATAGAAAATGGCGGAGATTTATGGAAGTCTTTAACAGGTTGGTTGTCTGAAAAGTGGGAAAGTAGCAAAGAATGGTTTTCAGAAAAAGGTGGTCACATCTGGTCTGGCATTAAAAATGGTTGGAACAATGCTTTAGAGACAGGCGGTAATCTGTGGTCTTCCTTAACTGGCTGGCTTGGTGAAAAATGGGAAGATACGAAAACATGGTTTTCTCAAAAAGGTCACAGTATCTGGTCAAATATCAAAATAGGTTGGAATAACGGACTAGAAACAGGTGGCAATCTTTGGTCATCATTGACAAGTTGGCTCGGTGAAAAGTGGGAGGAAACTAAAACGTGGTTTTCCCAAAAAGGCGGTCATATTTGGTCTAACATTAAAGCAGGTTGGAATAATGCGCTTGAAACTGGAGGCAATCTCTGGTCATCGATTACTAATAAACTCGGTGAAAGTTGGGAAAATACCAAAGGTTGGTTTAGTGAAAAAGGCCGAAATATTCAACAATCATTCAAAAATGGTTGGAATTCTGCTTGGGACACAGCAGGTAATATTTGGGGCAAAGTAACGAAAGGCGTATCTGATACTTGGGAAAATGTGAAGACATCAACCCGTGACAAACTCGAAGAAGCTAAAGGTACTGCGACCGATAAAACAAAAGGTATTTGGAAAAATACATCTAAATGGTTTGGCGATACTTACAATACAGCGAAAGACAAAGTAACAGGTGTTTATACTAAAACGCGTGATAAATTTACAGACGCTGCAGGTAAAGTATGGGATAAATCTAAATCAGCATACGATGGTACGAAAAAATGGTTTGGTGAAACTTATGAGAAAGCTAAAACAAAGGTCACAGGTGTTTATAATCAAGCAAAAGGTAAATTTACCGATACCGCTAGTACAGCTTGGGATAAATCGAAATCTACGTGGAAAGGTACGAGTAAATATTTCGGTCAAGCTTATAGTTCTGTTAAAACTAATGTAAGTAACATGTGGGGCAAAGCTAAAACAAGTTTCGGTAATATTGCTGGTGAAGGCTGGAAAAAAGCGAAGTCTGTTTATAAAGGTTTCAAAAAATGGCTAGGTGATACACTACAATGGATTAAAGATGTCGGCGCCGATATGGGTAAAGCTGCAGGCGATTTAGGTAAAAAAGTTGCCAACAAAGCTATTGGCGGTTTGAATGGCATGATTGGTGGCGTTAATAAAATATCTAAAGCGATCACAGGTAAAGATAAACTTATCGATGAAATACCTCGTTTAGCTACAGGTACTTATGATGGTTCAACGCTCTCTACGGATTCAAATGGTGGTTTAAGACAACCAACGGTTGCGATGGTCAATGATAAAGGGCCAGGTAATGGACCAGGCGGACGTACACAAGAGCTCATTCAACGTAAAGATGGCTCAATCGACGCGCCACAAGGTAAAAATACAATTGTGGGCTTAGGTAAAGGCGACGGCGTTATTAACGCTAGACATACGCACAAACTCCAAGAACAAGGCATAATACCTAAAAGGTTATCAACGGGCACAGGGACTAAAATACCTCGTTTCTCTAAAGGAAACAAAAAAGACTTGTACGAAGATATTATCGATGGTGCAGCTAATATAAGTAAAAATGTGAGCGGTAAAATATCTGATGGTTATCACAGTGCGAAAAAAGCAGGTAGCGACGCCAAAGATACTGTTGAAGACTTAGGAAGTAAAGGCTTAGAAAAAGTTAAAGACGGTGCATCATGGCTAGGCGATAAAATTGGAGATGTTTGGAAATATGTTAAACATCCGGGTAAATTAGTGAACAAAGTCATGGATAGTATCGGCATCAACTTCGGGGGCGGCGATAACGCTACTGTTAATTTAGTTAAAGCTGCTTATAAAAACTTGAAATCTTCATTGGTAGAGAAAGTGAAAGACTGGTTTACAGAAGCTGAAGGTGGAGATGGTGACGCTAGTTGGTTACCATGGGACAATATCTTACAAACATTTGGTAACTATACAGGCGGCTTAATGTTCAATGGTGGTAAACACTATGGTATTGACTTTGGTATGCCAACAGGTACTAAAATCAAAGCTTTAACCGATGGTAAAATATCACAAGCAGACGCAGTCGCAGGTGGCGGTGGTAATCAAATTACACTTGATGAGCCTGGTGGTAAATGGTATCAGTGGTACATGCATATGAGTAAAATAATTGCTAAAAAGGGACAAAAAGTAAGCGCTGGAGATGTCATTGGCTTATCAGGTAGTACAGGTAACTCAACAACACCTCACTTACACATTCAGCGTATGAAAGGTTACCCATCTAACGAAACAGCTGTTAACCCTATGGGCTGGTTAAAATCACTTAAAAGTGGTGGTCAAAATAAATCAGCTAAAAAATGGTCAGGTGATATTAAAAAGGCTGCTAGTGAAATGAATGTAAAATTAAGAGGTAATGACTTAAATAACATTATTTCTCTCATTCACAATGAGTCGGGCGGAAATGCAGGAGTCACACAAGGAAATATTGGTGACATTAATAATATTAATGGTACACCAGCACAAGGCCTATTACAGTATGTACCTAGTACATTTAAGAATTATGCTGTTAAAGGTCATGGCAATATAAAAAATGGTTATGATCAATTACTCGCTTTCTTTAACAACAAGAATTGGCGGACACAATTCAATCCTAACGGTGGTTGGTCTCCAACAGGACCAAGAAAATATGAAAATGGTGGCATCTCTACAACACATAAACTTGCTGAAATTAGTGAGCGTAATAGAGCGGAAGCTATCATTCCACTTCATAAATCTAAACGTAATCGTGCGGTTGGTTTGATGGAGAAAGCAATGACAGCGATTGGCATGGATAATGGTTCTGCAAATGTCACAGTGAACAACGATAATTCAACGATGGAAAAACTACTACAACAAGTTGTTCAATTGAATGACACGAACAATCGTATGCAACAAACAATCATTAAATTGTTGAGCGGCAATAATAATAACATGAGTAAGAATGAGGTTATGAATATCTTTAGTCAATTGTTAGGTAGTAAAGCTAATTTAGACAATTTTAACCAGGGTTTTTAA